Proteins co-encoded in one Prunus persica cultivar Lovell chromosome G6, Prunus_persica_NCBIv2, whole genome shotgun sequence genomic window:
- the LOC18775300 gene encoding cytochrome P450 CYP82D47 produces MEFSLSYITSSSPSIIFAFLLFLFSLLCISKYYQTNIAKKRAPPEAPGAWPIIGHLPYIGGPRPPHISLGNMADKYGPIFTIKLGVHRALVVSNWEIAKEFFTTNDKNFATRPKFLAAEIMGYDYAMFGFSPYGPYWRQMRKIATVELLSNHRLELLKRVREYEIQTCTKHIYDLWEENKGRSEKVLVEMNRWFGDVTLNVMFRMVVGKRFLGAKTKQEEEENERCRKGLRDFFKLGGEFVISDALPFLRWLDLGGFEKAMKKTSKDLDVALQGWLEEHKQKRSHCGNAKAEHDFMDMMLSVFDEINAKDIPASTSTSADTINKATCLALILGGTDTTTVTLTWALSLLLNNREALWKAQHELDMHVGRERQVKETDVQNLVYLQAIVKETMRLYPAAPLSVPHECMEDCTVASNHVKAGTRLLVNLSKIQRDPNVWVDPDQFQPERFLTTHKDFDVRGQNFEFMPFGSGRRICPGISLALQVVQLTLAHLLHGFEIATPSGSDEPIDMGETLGITNMKATPVEVLLTPRLRAHLYECVD; encoded by the exons ATGGAGTTCTCTCTTTCATATATcacatcttcttctccatctatcatctttgcttttctactatttctcttctctctcctatGCATATCTAAATATTACCAAACTAACATAGCCAAGAAGAGAGCACCTCCGGAAGCACCCGGCGCATGGCCCATAATCGGACACCTTCCCTATATAGGAGGGCCACGGCCTCCCCACATAAGCTTGGGCAACATGGCTGACAAGTACGGACCAATCTTCACAATCAAGCTAGGCGTGCACCGAGCTCTTGTTGTAAGCAACTGGGAAATAGCCAAAGAGTTCTTCACCACCAATGACAAAAACTTTGCCACCCGCCCTAAATTTTTGGCTGCAGAGATCATGGGCTATGACTATGCCATGTTTGGTTTTAGTCCCTACGGCCCTTATTGGCGGCAGATGCGCAAGATAGCAACCGTGGAGCTCCTCTCAAACCATCGGTTGGAGTTGCTCAAGCGCGTGCGTGAATATGAGATTCAAACTTgtacaaaacatatatatgatttgTGGGAGGAAAACAAAGGTAGGTCAGAGAAAGTGTTGGTGGAGATGAATAGGTGGTTTGGAGACGTGACTTTGAACGTCATGTTCAGGATGGTTGTGGGGAAACGATTTCTTGGggcaaaaacaaagcaagaggaggaagagaacgAGAGGTGTCGAAAGGGGTTGAGGGATTTTTTCAAATTGGGGGGTGAGTTTGTGATCTCGGATGCACTTCCGTTTCTTAGGTGGCTAGATTTGGGTGGGTTTGAGAAGGCCATGAAGAAGACGTCTAAAGATCTTGACGTTGCCCTTCAAGGATGGTTGGAAGAGCATAAGCAAAAAAGAAGTCATTGTGGGAATGCAAAGGCTGAGCATGACTTCATGGACATGATGCTTTCTGTTTTCGATGAGATAAATGCAAAGGACATTCCAGCTTCTACTAGTACATCTGCTGATACAATCAACAAAGCTACTTGTCTG GCTCTTATTTTAGGAGGAACAGACACCACAACAGTGACATTAACATGGGCTCTTTCTTTACTATTGAACAACCGTGAAGCCTTATGGAAGGCTCAACATGAATTAGACATGCATGTTGGTCGGGAAAGGCAAGTGAAGGAAACAGATGTACAAAACCTAGTTTATCTCCAAGCCATTGTCAAAGAGACCATGCGACTATATCCAGCTGCACCACTTTCTGTTCCACATGAATGCATGGAAGATTGTACCGTGGCGAGCAATCATGTAAAGGCCGGGACGCGCCTTCTAGTCAATCTTTCCAAGATTCAGCGAGATCCAAATGTTTGGGTCGACCCTGACCAATTCCAACCAGAAAGATTTCTTACAACTCACAAGGATTTTGATGTTCGAGGCCAGAATTTTGAGTTCATGCCATTTGGAAGTGGTAGGAGAATATGCCCCGGAATTTCTCTGGCTCTTCAAGTTGTACAACTTACGCTGGCTCATTTGTTACATGGGTTTGAAATTGCAACTCCATCAGGTTCAGATGAACCAATTGATATGGGTGAAACGCTTGGAATAACCAACATGAAGGCCACCCCAGTTGAGGTTCTTCTCACCCCACGCCTTCGTGCTCATCTTTATGAATGTGTCGATTAG
- the LOC18773149 gene encoding malate dehydrogenase, glyoxysomal produces the protein MQPSSGENVNQRIARISAHLDPPNLHMENTASVSRLNCRAKGAAAGFRVAVLGAAGGIGQPLAMLMKMNPLVSVLHLYDVVNTPGVTSDISHMDTGAVVRGFLGQQQLEEALTGVDLVIIPAGVPRKPGMTRDDLFNINAGIVRTLSEAIAKCCPNAIVNVISNPVNSTVPIAAEVFKKAGTFDPKKLLGVTMLDVVRANTFVAEVLGLDPRDVNVPVVGGHAGVTILPLLSQVKPPCSFTPKEVDYLTDRIQNGGTEVVEAKAGAGSATLSMAYAAVKFADACLRGLRGDASVVECAFVASQVTELPFFASKVRLGRTGVEEIYPLGPLNEYERAGLERAKKELESSIQKGVSFVRK, from the exons ATGCAGCCTAGCTCGGGAGAAAACGTGAATCAACGGATTGCTAGAATCTCCGCTCATCTCGACCCTCCAAATCTCCACATGGAGAACACTGCCAGTGTCAGCCGCTTGAATTGCCGCGCCAAGGGCGCCGCCGCTGGTTTCAGAGTAGCCGTACTCGGAGCAGCAGGCGGCATAGGACAGCCTCTCGCCATGCTGATGAAGATGAACCCGTTGGTCTCCGTTCTCCATCTGTACGACGTCGTGAACACCCCTGGCGTCACCTCCGATATCAGCCACATGGACACCGGCGCCGTT GTGCGTGGATTTTTGGGGCAGCAGCAGCTGGAGGAAGCGCTGACCGGAGTGGATTTGGTGATCATTCCCGCCGGCGTGCCCCGAAAACCAGGCATGACAAGGGACGATTTGTTCAACATCAATGCCGGAATCGTCAGGACGCTTAGTGAAGCAATCGCTAAGTGCTGTCCAAACGCCATTGTCAACGTGATTAGCAACCCTGTGAACTCCACTGTTCCCATTGCAGCTGAAGTTTTCAAAAAAGCTGGCACCTTTGATCCTAAGAAGCTATTGGGTGTCACCATGCTTGATGTTGTTAGAGCCAATACTTTTGTG GCAGAGGTTCTGGGGCTTGATCCTAGGGACGTTAATGTGCCTGTTGTTGGGGGTCATGCAGGGGTTACAATTTTGCCTCTTTTGTCTCAG GTTAAGCCTCCATGCTCTTTCACCCCAAAAGAAGTTGATTACCTAACAGATCGCATTCAGAATGGTGGAACTGAGGTTGTTGAG GCCAAAGCTGGAGCTGGTTCTGCAACATTATCAATG GCATATGCTGCTGTTAAATTTGCAGATGCATGCCTCCGTGGCTTGCGAGGAGATGCCAGCGTTGTCGAATGTGCATTCGTGGCTTCTCAG GTGACTGAACTTCCCTTCTTTGCATCCAAGGTACGGCTTGGCCGGACTGGAGTTGAGGAAATATACCCTCTTGGCCCCCTGAATGAGTACGAGAG GGCTGGCTTGGAGAGGGCAAAGAAAGAATTAGAATCAAGCATTCAGAAGGGGGTTTCTTTCgtcagaaaatga
- the LOC18772407 gene encoding LRR receptor-like serine/threonine-protein kinase HSL2 yields the protein MRHLPLKSLLVLFAVHLCVSSVMASLAGDTQTLIRVKAKLSDPDGKLDDWVPNSDHNPCNWTGITCEPNTHTVLAVNISGLGIAGGFPYGFCHIRTLRNLSVSFNSINGSLQTQTLSLCSHLQVLELESNYIVGELPEFSPDFTDLQVLDLQSNNFSGDIPASFGRLPSLKVLLLSQNLLNGSIPSFLCNLTELTRLALAYNPFKHAVLPSEIGNLTKLETLFIPQSNVKGQIPDSIGNLVSLKSLDLSQNSLTGVLPESIGRLRSAFEIELFTNHLFGELPESIANLSSLRYLDLSLNAFTGKLSEKIAGMRLVSLNLNDNFLQGEVPQILGSNPILRQLKLFNNSFSGSLPENLGRYSDLDDLDVSTNKFTGELPKYLCYKKKLTRLVAFSNQFSGNLPDTLSECDSLGYVRIEHNEFSGVVSDKFWGLPLLTFLQINNNRFNGTFSPSISAANGLTTLLISGNQFSGGIPPEMCKLSDLAKLDLSKNQFSGDLPLCITELKKLQKLKMQENMFSGQIPSQVSSWTELIELNLASNQLSGWIPPELGDLPVLNYLDLSENFLTGEIPVELTKLKLNQFNVSNNKLYGKIPSGFNYELYVSGLMGNPNLCSPDLKPMPTCSKPKSAAPFLIVILSVCVLLLVGSLAWYLKLRSKAFGGKTKRLYRVTTFQRVGFNEEEVMSSLTKENQIATGGSGHVYRVKLKTGQTVAVKKLWGGSREPETEGVFRSEVETLGRIRHGNIVKLMFCCSGEDSRILGYEYMENGSLGDCLHGEKVGALEDWAKRFEIAVGSAHGLAYLHHDCVPAIVHRDVKSNNILLDEDWTPRLADFGLAKTLQKDVAAGCGAMSRIAGSYGYIAPEYAYTLKVTEKSDVYSFGVVLLELITGKRPNDLSFGENQDLVKWVSEAAVGSPERGEENGGDGNGCFNADLSQIVDPRMNLSTCDYDEIEKVLMVALLCTSAFPINRPSMRKVVEMLNDRNQSRSFKMMAQI from the exons ATGAGACATTTACCTCTAAAATCTCTTTTAGTGCTGTTTGCCGTACACCTATGCGTATCATCGGTGATGGCCTCTTTGGCCGGAGATACCCAGACCTTGATTCGGGTCAAGGCTAAACTTTCCGACCCGGATGGAAAACTCGACGATTGGGTTCCCAACAGCGACCACAATCCCTGCAATTGGACGGGGATTACGTGTGAACCAAACACCCACACTGTGCTTGCTGTGAACATTTCCGGGCTGGGTATTGCCGGCGGGTTTCCATACGGGTTTTGTCATATTCGGACCCTCCGAAACCTCTCTGTGTCTTTTAACTCCATCAACGGCTCTCTCCAAACCCAGACCCTCTCCCTCTGCTCGCACCTTCAAGTTCTGGAACTGGAATCTAACTACATCGTCGGAGAGTTGCCGGAGTTCTCGCCGGACTTCACCGATTTACAGGTCCTGGACCTCCAAAGCAACAACTTCTCCGGCGATATTCCGGCGAGTTTCGGCCGGCTTCCCTCGCTCAAGGTTCTACTCCTCTCCCAGAACTTGCTCAACGGTTCAATTCCGAGTTTCTTGTGCAATCTGACCGAGTTGACTCGCTTGGCACTGGCTTACAATCCCTTCAAGCACGCTGTGTTACCTTCAGAGATCGGAAACTTAACAAAGCTCGAGACCCTCTTCATCCCCCAATCCAACGTCAAGGGCCAAATACCAGACTCGATCGGGAACTTAGTCTCTCTCAAGAGCCTCGACCTGTCTCAAAATTCTCTAACTGGCGTGTTGCCTGAGAGCATTGGAAGGCTGAGAAGCGCGTTTGAGATCGAGCTGTTTACAAATCACCTGTTCGGCGAATTGCCTGAGAGCATCGCAAACTTGAGTTCTCTACGATACTTGGATTTGTCGCTGAACGCTTTCACTGGCAAATTGTCTGAGAAAATTGCAGGGATGCGTTTAGTTTCTTTGAATCTCAACGACAATTTTCTCCAAGGCGAAGTTCCTCAAATCTTAGGCTCCAACCCGATACTTCGGCAGCTCAAGCTCTTCAACAACAGCTTTTCCGGTTCGCTACCGGAAAATCTCGGCCGATATTCAGATTTGGACGATTTGGATGTCTCCACTAATAAATTTACCGGCGAGTTGCCCAAGTACCTCTGCTACAAGAAAAAACTCACGAGACTCGTCGCATTCAGTAACCAGTTCTCTGGTAACTTGCCTGATACATTAAGCGAGTGCGATTCTCTCGGCTACGTTCGAATCGAACACAACGAATTCAGCGGCGTCGTTTCTGACAAGTTTTGGGGTCTGCCTCTGCTTACTTTTCTTCAAATCAACAACAACAGGTTCAACGGCACCTTTTCGCCTTCGATTTCCGCTGCCAATGGTCTCACGACGCTTCTAATTTCCGGCAACCAGTTTTCCGGCGGTATTCCGCCGGAGATGTGCAAGCTTTCTGATCTCGCGAAGCTCGACCTCAGTAAAAACCAGTTCTCCGGCGACTTGCCGCTTTGCATAACGGAGTTGAAGAAGTTGCAGAAGCTTAAGATGCAAGAAAACATGTTCTCTGGACAGATTCCGAGTCAAGTGAGTTCGTGGACCGAATTGATCGAGTTGAACCTAGCCAGTAACCAGCTCTCGGGTTGGATCCCACCCGAGCTCGGGGACTTGCCGGTGCTGAATTACTTGGATCTCTCTGAAAATTTTCTCACGGGCGAGATTCCGGTGGAGTTAACTAAGCTCAAGCTCAACCAGTTCAACGTTTCAAACAACAAACTGTACGGAAAGATTCCTTCCGGGTTCAATTACGAACTCTATGTCTCGGGTCTAATGGGCAACCCGAATCTATGCAGTCCGGATCTCAAGCCCATGCCAACCTGCTCCAAACCCAAATCCGCTGCCCCATTTCTGATAGTCATTTTATCCGTCTGCGTTTTATTGCTAGTCGGGTCTCTCGCTTGGTATTTGAAACTCAGATCCAAAGCATTTGGCGGTAAAACCAAGAGGCTTTACCGGGTCACCACATTCCAGCGGGTCGGGTTTAACGAAGAGGAGGTGATGTCGTCTTTAACGAAAGAGAATCAAATTGCGACGGGCGGATCGGGTCATGTTTATAGGGTGAAGCTGAAAACGGGCCAAACTGTGGCGGTTAAGAAGCTGTGGGGCGGGTCAAGGGAACCCGAAACTGAGGGCGTTTTCCGATCCGAAGTGGAGACGTTGGGTCGGATTCGCCATGGCAATATCGTAAAATTGATGTTTTGTTGTAGCGGTGAGGATAGTAGAATCTTGGGTTACGAGTACATGGAGAATGGGAGCTTGGGCGATTGCCTGCACGGAGAGAAGGTCGGGGCGTTGGAGGATTGGGCCAAGAGATTCGAAATTGCGGTCGGGTCGGCCCATGGGCTGGCATATCTGCACCACGATTGTGTTCCTGCTATCGTGCACCGGGATGTGAAGAGCAACAACATACTTTTGGATGAGGACTGGACCCCACGGTTGGCTGATTTTGGACTGGCCAAGACTTTGCAAAAGGACGTGGCGGCTGGCTGTGGTGCCATGTCAAGGATTGCTGGGTCCTACGGCTACATTGCTCCTG AGTACGCATACACACTCAAGGTTACGGAGAAGAGTGATGTGTACAGCTTTGGCGTGGTGCTGCTAGAACTGATTACAGGCAAGAGGCCAAATGACTTGTCCTTTGGTGAGAACCAGGACTTGGTGAAGTGGGTTAGCGAGGCCGCCGTAGGTTCTCCTGAACGAGGAGAAGAAAACGGAGGTGACGGCAATGGTTGTTTCAACGCGGATCTCAGCCAGATTGTTGATCCAAGGATGAACCTGTCGACATGCGATTACGATGAGATTGAGAAGGTTTTGATGGTGGCTCTTCTATGTACCTCAGCGTTCCCAATTAACAGGCCCTCCATGCGAAAGGTGGTCGAAATGCTCAACGATCGGAACCAATCTCGATCATTCAAAATGATGGCCCAAATTTAA